The window agtAATCGAACAATTCTTGACCTTAGTACAGATTTTTTTGTggctatataaaatataataatgtcAGAAAATCTTTTGTAGCTATATATCAAAGAGATCAAAGCACACATTattaacagaccaaaaacaggttaATCACAGAGGTTGTGTTATAGGTCAGGAATAGATGGTTTTGTTTCAGGCCAAGTTACTGTGTAGGACATATAATTGTAATTGGTGATGCAGAAGCATTAAATACACTGCTTCAGTTAGTGAGaacacaatctctctctctctctctctctctggcgtcTAAAGTTCAAGCAATGGCTGCCCCTATCAAGCCTCCTGTAGAGATGACCATCCCAAAGGAACATCAGAATCTTGATATGTTTTCAACTAATAATATTTGAAACTCTGCAATGACAGCGGTCCGCAAAAGCAGCCAAAGAACAACAACTGGTACATGGTATCAGAAGAAAGAATGTTGAAACAAGAGCAGCCATCGAACTGGCATTGAATGGGAGAATTAAGATGATCGTGGCAGAGTAGATTGTTCCTACCTCCAAAAGTCTATCGCAAACTATTCTGTTAGCAGCTTGGCGATTAGATAATTGGAAGTTTAGAAATCAGTGAGCctgcaaaaaaagaaaacaagaagggGGGAAATAATCTGTAAGATATATTTAATTATGAAGAAGTGATCTTTTCTAAGAACACCCTCCAGAAATTTCAAGATTTGTGTGACTAGAAATCAGGAACTTCCAATCACACTCATGTGAGAAAACAAAAGGACTTCTCCACATGCAAACACATGACATAACTGAACATAAATCCTGAAAGCCAAACTGTAAAATGAAATGTATCAGGCTTCTCAGCTAATGTTTACCTTTTATTCTTTCACAAGAATCCTGTTCTTGCCATGGCATCGACACATTATGATAGAAGATACCACTCATCTAGTACAAGAGAAATGCAGAAAGATCCTAAAGTGCATATGTAACATATATTGATTAACTTACTCCTTGCAACTAAATATCTCAATCTCTTTCCCCAATTGTTACCCCAAATGTAGTCCAACAAATATGATACGTTTACTGGAACCAATATATAACTTTGAGTCTCTGACACTGCAAACTGCTCTGGGAAAACAAAATTAAAAGCTTTTTCTCAGAGAACCACATGTTATAGTCTTAAGCAGCGCTCGTTAGTCACAGAAGCAGGCCATCCTAAAAAGAAATTCATTATAAGGGAAAAgcattaatttaaatattttttatggacATTCAAGTTTAAAAGAACTGAGATTCTTGGAAAGACCTcaattttatagtatttatattttaaagttgacAACACACACATGAAACACTGAAGGATGCGGAAAATATAGGCTGCCAAATTGAGGCCAGACTTCCAGAGGGTAAAGTGAGTGTATCAACATATAGTCCAATAATTTGAACCAAACTTGAAAATCTACCTGAATGCCAAAGTAATACAATTATATGTCATACTGTTAGTCTACGAAGACTTACATAGATCTCTTTTTAGCTCTATCCCTAAGTTTCATTCTTGTGTAAATTACACAAACCACAGAGAGAGGATTAGCTTCAAGAAGAGTTGTTTGATTTTCACCGTACAAATCACTGCTTCATAAAATGATAAGAAATATATGCCAATAGGAACTTCAACTTTTTGCAAATCAACTTTGTCATGAATCTCATAAATTGAATATGTTTGGTGAATGCTGCATTTACCCATCAATTGTATATAAAAGGAATAGTATAACATACAAGACTGGctatgctttaatcttgttaacaCAAACAACTTTAAAGCAATCAGAACAAAACAGATGATTCGCGTGCATGAAAATATAGTATCCAAGATATGGTCAAGGGAAAAAATCATGactaaaaatgaaataaagataCATTACACCTGAGGTGATATCTAAGAGCCGAAAGCAGGCCGATCAGCAAATGTCTCGTGACTTGAATCATCAGGTTCTTATCTCATCTGAACAAGAAAGACATGATCCCTgacataatttaataaataaaaaaaggactAACATAAGTAATGACTCATGTGACAATTGGACCTTTCCTCAATTACGACAGATCGTCACCCTTGGGTAAGAAAAAATTGGGGAAAAACAGGCATGTGGCTTCCAAAAAAGGTGTGGCCATTCAACAAATGTGTTGCAATCATTTCAGAAGAATAGCCTATCAAGAACCCTGGTAAGACAACAAACTAATGCAGCATAAGGAAAGATGCTGTAAATAttatcgatccgaagatccatgaAAAGATCCAGAAAACAAAATTCCTGATTAGATAATGGTGACTCCCTAATTCTTGAACGGATTTGAAGACCTACAACAATGACAGTCAACATAGACCAAAAGCAGATAACTTTCAATTAAAGAAGAGATCAGTTATTAAAGCCTATTACAATAAATTAAAGGGGTAAAAAAATCCATGCTAGCTTAGAGATGCAATTACATGTACAAACTACATTCAGCACCCAAACAGAAACAACAAAGATTATTATTCTTCTATGAAGACAGGAAATTGGACGACCAACCGACAAAGAAAGATGATGCATACAGAAAtttctatacaaaaagaaaaaggaacacaGATCATCAATTTTCTAATAGAATTAAATAGGTAATGGGTCGATCGAGGGGCCGTTTAAGACGTTCACCTGACGTTTCCTTGGGGCTCGAGGGGTCGCTACCGGGATAAACGATAGCCCTACCCAGCCCAGACAGATTCGAGAGGATCCCCACGAAGTAGAAGAGCATGACGAGCCCGACCACCCAGGGCATCATGATGAACCCGATCACGAACGTGACGGAGCCGCAGAGCATGAGCGCCAACGACGCCCCGAGGAGGAGCGAGGCGAACCCTGCCGGCGACATCTGGGCCCGGGGCCGCGCCTGCCTCGTCGGTGCCGGCGCTGGCGGGGAGGCGTCGGCATCGGAGGGCGGGAGGGCGAGGTGGGGGGTGTGGAGGACCGCGAGGAGGAGGGCGCATAGCTCGTAGAAAAGCCGCGAGGGCTGGTCGTCGCCCGGCATCTCAGCCCTGATCCCGACGCTGGAGGGAGATCAAGGCGGGGAAGCggccgacgaggaggaggagacggaCCGAGTTGATTGCGACTGGAAAGCTTGGGAAAATGAATGGATAAGCCTTGGATTTATGGATTTCTATTATTGTTTTTTTGAGATATTTACGGAACGTTGGTTTGCGGACGGACGTATGGATAAAAAAAAGTAGCGTagagttttattattattattactggtATGAGAATTTTTTCGAAGAATGGTTTATATGTGGATAAATAAATTCGACTAGAAGAAACTAtcgttgtttattattattattattattgttggagAAATTTATGGAAGGTTTGTTTGCAAATGGATAAAAGTAGCGTAGAAGAAACTGTCGTCAGTTTAAAGTGTCTTTtggttatttaatataaattaaaacagACAACCTAATAATTACATTATTAACAAGATGTCTCCACTGATATAAAAACTGATGCGACTGTTTCTAGTTATCAGTTTCAAACATCGTTTACCGTAATGAGGTGAAAATTTTACCGTTGGCATGGTAGAttgtttagattta of the Musa acuminata AAA Group cultivar baxijiao chromosome BXJ2-10, Cavendish_Baxijiao_AAA, whole genome shotgun sequence genome contains:
- the LOC135625474 gene encoding uncharacterized protein LOC135625474, encoding MPGDDQPSRLFYELCALLLAVLHTPHLALPPSDADASPPAPAPTRQARPRAQMSPAGFASLLLGASLALMLCGSVTFVIGFIMMPWVVGLVMLFYFVGILSNLSGLGRAIVYPGSDPSSPKETSGSLISKLPII